TCCTTATAGCCTACGATTCATCAATATGCGCCAACCAGATTATTCAACACTGATAGCAGGCCGCTATTCAACGTCGTCTCGCTTGACACCTCCACATCAACAACTTTCCAGTCCGCAATGGCTTTCCATTTCATTACGCCAAGCTGATGGTTCGGATGAATAATGTAAGCATTAAGCTCTTCTCGATTTTCAAACAAACCCACCACCACGAAGTCCGCGGCGATATCGCGCTTGGTTGTATTCCGCCCGCAAGTCCACCCCTTGATTTCCGCAATATGATCGGGATGCGCGTGAGTGGCTTTTTCCGCGTCGATGGCTTCTTCCGACTCCCAGCTCCAAGGCTTCTTGAACGTAAACAGCACGATATGCATCAACATGCGACTAACCTTCTTATGACAATTGATATCTAATTTATTATGCAATACTCAAAGTGGAATTTTTTGCCTAAATGGCATGTTCTCTCTACAATTTTGGAAAGAAATTACCCTTGCCGAATCGAAAGCAGAAAGGAACTCCCCCTTGGCGCTCAGCCAGACCGACATAAAGCTCCTAACGCTGCTGCAGGACGATGCGCGGATGACCAACCAGGAGCTCGCCGAACAGATAGGCATATCCGCCTCGCCCTGCTGGCGGAAAGTACGCAAGCTTGAGGACGACAACGTTATCCAGGGCTACCGGGCGGTGCTGAATCGCAAGAAGATAGGCTTGGGAGTGATGGTCTTCATTCGAGTGGTGCTGGATAGCCACAGCGAAGCGGAAGCCAAGAAGTTCGAAGAACAGGTGTTCGCGATGGAAGATGTGGTGGCCTGCTACAGCATAGGCGGCGATGCCGACTTCCTGTTGCAGGTGGTGGCGTCGGACCTGGACTCCTACGCCGACTTCGCTATGTCGGTGGTGCGCCGGCTGCCGGGCATGAAAGAGATGCAAAGCATGTTCGTGCTGAAAGAAATCAAGCCGCTGGACAGCTTCCCGATCAAGAAGCTGGCGCCGTAACAGCCAGCCGCATCATCGGGGCTGATGATGCCCCTCACGTAGGGCGGAAACCCGGCTTTACCGGGCGTTCCGCCGCTGGATGGCTGGCGCGGCGCGGGGTGATCCGTCAGAGCCGTTCGACAACCTGCCCGGCCCTGGTTACAGCTTTACTTGCCAATGCAGAAGCGGGAGAAGATCACCCCCAGCAGGTCATCGGCGGAGAACTCGCCGGTGATCTCGGACAAAGCGTTCTGCGCCATGCGCAATTCCTCGGCGAAGATTTCCACCTGTTCCCAATCCGCCTCGGCCAGCTCCAGATGGTCCGCCGCGCGGGCGATGGCGTCCAGATGGCGCTGGCGGGCCAGGAACACGCCCTCGTCGGCGCCGCTGTAGCCTATCATCTCCAATAGCTTGGCCTTGAGCACGTCCACGCCCTGATGGGTGCGGGCCGACAGCCGCACCAGCGGGTGGCCGTTTTCCTCGGTCAGGCCCGCCGCCTCGCCGGACAGATCCACCTTGTTGAAAACCTGCACGCGCGGCAATGCCGGCGGCAGCCGTTCCAGAATGGCCTGCACTTCGGCGGTCAGGCCTTCGCGGCTGTCCACCAGCAGCAGCGCCATATCGGCGCGCTCCACGGCCTGCCAGGTGCGCTCTATGCCTATCTTTTCCACTACGTCGTCGGTATCGCGCAGGCCGGCCGTGTCGATGATGTGCACCGGCACGCCGTCGATGACGATCTCCTCGCGCACCGTATCGCGGGTGGTGCCGGCGATGTCGGTCACGATGGCGATGTCGTCGCCGGCCAGCGCGTTCATCAGGCTGGACTTGCCGACATTGGGCTGGCCCACCAGCACCACATGCATGCCCTCGCGCAGAATGGCGCCCTGTTTGGCGGTGGCTTGCACATTCACCAGCGTGGCGCGCAGACGGCGCAGGCGGCCGATGGCGTCGGCCTGCTTCAGAAAGTCGATTTCCTCTTCCGGGAAGTCCAGCGTGGCTTCCACCAGCATGCGCAGATTGATCAGCTCATCCACCAAGCCGTGCACCTCACGCGAGAACGCGCCCTTCAGCGATTTGAGCGCGCTCCTGGCGGCGGTTTCGCTGCTGGCGTCGATCAAGTCCGCCACGCTTTCCGCCTGCGCCAGATCCAGCTTGTCGTTGAGGAAGGCGCGCTTGGTGAACTCGCCCGGCTCGGCCAG
The Chromobacterium sp. IIBBL 290-4 DNA segment above includes these coding regions:
- a CDS encoding Dabb family protein, which translates into the protein MLMHIVLFTFKKPWSWESEEAIDAEKATHAHPDHIAEIKGWTCGRNTTKRDIAADFVVVGLFENREELNAYIIHPNHQLGVMKWKAIADWKVVDVEVSSETTLNSGLLSVLNNLVGAY
- a CDS encoding Lrp/AsnC family transcriptional regulator, whose amino-acid sequence is MALSQTDIKLLTLLQDDARMTNQELAEQIGISASPCWRKVRKLEDDNVIQGYRAVLNRKKIGLGVMVFIRVVLDSHSEAEAKKFEEQVFAMEDVVACYSIGGDADFLLQVVASDLDSYADFAMSVVRRLPGMKEMQSMFVLKEIKPLDSFPIKKLAP
- the mnmE gene encoding tRNA uridine-5-carboxymethylaminomethyl(34) synthesis GTPase MnmE translates to MNLSYTPATICAVATAPGRGGVGVIRVSGKDLLPFAQAISNGKTPKPRYATYTDFFDAHGQAIDNGLLLFFPGPNSFTGEDVLELQGHGGPVVMKMLLARCVELGARLAEPGEFTKRAFLNDKLDLAQAESVADLIDASSETAARSALKSLKGAFSREVHGLVDELINLRMLVEATLDFPEEEIDFLKQADAIGRLRRLRATLVNVQATAKQGAILREGMHVVLVGQPNVGKSSLMNALAGDDIAIVTDIAGTTRDTVREEIVIDGVPVHIIDTAGLRDTDDVVEKIGIERTWQAVERADMALLLVDSREGLTAEVQAILERLPPALPRVQVFNKVDLSGEAAGLTEENGHPLVRLSARTHQGVDVLKAKLLEMIGYSGADEGVFLARQRHLDAIARAADHLELAEADWEQVEIFAEELRMAQNALSEITGEFSADDLLGVIFSRFCIGK